Within Eremothecium cymbalariae DBVPG#7215 chromosome 3, complete sequence, the genomic segment GAAAGCAAGACTAGAAAGGGAAAAGGGTCTCTTCTAAATGGTATTCTACTGTCGCATGTACAATTTCGAATTCTCATAGGATTTGTCCCTGCTTCTGCGTACGTagtcaattaaaaaatgtaATAAATTCGATAATAAATCTTAATGTTTCATAAGTATAATCTGGTATTTATTACTAAGCTAATCAAAGAGTTTAAGAAGCCTTTActagtaataatattgaatatatgAAGGCATCTTGATGTATGTTTTTAAGGCTAATAGCAGCCTAATAGCTATCACTGTTCACGTGGACAACATTTTATGAAGTCTGCCACATATAAGATAAACATTAGTACCCGCTACATATACCCTCTCTGTTACGATAGATACAGGgttgaattcatcaattAGTCTATAAAAGGTGCTGTGATGAGTGAAGAAATCACAAGAACAAGGTCTACGACACCAACAGATATTCCGGGTCCATATGCTAAAGAGTTTACCCTTGATCTGCCACGGATTCCCTCGCTTGAGCTTCCTTTAAAGGTTTCCCCGGCACAAGAGAGTATAGAAAAGGCAATTAAGATGTGTGGAGGACTTCAAAATGTTAAGGCATCTATATCTTCACATAGCGATGCAGATTATGATTTAGAAATGTATTTGAATGAGGGGAAAAATCAGGATGGTAGTAAGGTATTCTTTAATGAGCACCCAATAATTGGAAAGCGAGTTCCTCAGCGAGATGAATCAGttataatgaaaataactCTACCAAAAGGAACTCTTTATAAAAGTCAGGGTGATATACGAAAGGCGATTGCGTCTGTTTGTCCCAGTCAGATGAAAGCTGTTCCAGTTGCAATAATTGACAATACTGTGAAATTTAGAGAAATGTCAGATTTCCAAGTCAGGCTCGATAATGTACCTTCTGCTAATGATTTTAAGAACAGTTTTGGAACCTTGAACTGGGACAATTTTAAGGAATATGTCAAAAATATCCCAGACTATGACACTAGgccttttgaaaatatgaaCAATGTAGTCCTAGACAGGTCGGTAAAATGTCCTAGCTCGGAATTTCAGCTTCCTCCAATTCCAAGATTTTCTATGGTTAGTTTACCATTCATCTATAAATACAATAGTAACCCTTATGCGATGAAAACCTCAACGGGGGAATCTAGGGTTTTGGGAAcatatattaaaaactaCCAACAGTTTGTACATGATTTCTCAGCTGATACTAAAATACCTGAAACACCTCATCCAGAACTAGTTAAACAATATGAACTTGCAAAGAAGACAAAAGTGTATCCTGGAAGTAAAAATGATTCTAAATTTTATGAAAAGCTAGAACAATGCTTACTCATATTAACCAAACTATTTGAGACTAGGCATGTTTGGATCAAACGGCATATCGACGGCATTATTTCGCAGGATCTGCATTCGGTCCTAAAGATCGCATTGGCTCTTGTATCATATCGGTTTACAAAGGGACCCTGGAGGAATACTTACATAAAATTGGGGATGGATCCCCGGTCTTCTAATATTTATGCGAAGTACCAAacagaatattttaaaattgagGGGAAATTACTACGCAATCCAGCTGTTAGAAGAAATGTTCCAAATCCACCTGAAAAATTCTTTCAAACAGACACACCAAACGATGTTGATAGCAGATTTAGATTCAATGGAAAGCAAATTCCTTGGTATTTAATGCTACAGATTGATTTACTCATTGACGAACCaaatataaaagaaatttaCGACAAGGCACAGTATTTGGAAACCCCAAGTGAATTAACTGGATGGTTCACCGAACTAGATTTAGCTAAAATAAgaaaaattgtaaaataCGAGTTAGGATGTATGGTCCAAGGAAACTATGAATTCAACGAGCACAAACTAAAGTATTTTAAAGTTATGCTCTATGTTAAAGAatcatttttaaacaaggatgttgatgatgcCACCAATGTGGACGAGCTGTATTCCGCGAagaatgatgatgatgatgatgacaaTGGCGTTGAAACCGGAGAG encodes:
- the TFC1 gene encoding transcription factor TFIIIC subunit TFC1 (similar to Ashbya gossypii ADL376W), whose amino-acid sequence is MSEEITRTRSTTPTDIPGPYAKEFTLDLPRIPSLELPLKVSPAQESIEKAIKMCGGLQNVKASISSHSDADYDLEMYLNEGKNQDGSKVFFNEHPIIGKRVPQRDESVIMKITLPKGTLYKSQGDIRKAIASVCPSQMKAVPVAIIDNTVKFREMSDFQVRLDNVPSANDFKNSFGTLNWDNFKEYVKNIPDYDTRPFENMNNVVLDRSVKCPSSEFQLPPIPRFSMVSLPFIYKYNSNPYAMKTSTGESRVLGTYIKNYQQFVHDFSADTKIPETPHPELVKQYELAKKTKVYPGSKNDSKFYEKLEQCLLILTKLFETRHVWIKRHIDGIISQDLHSVLKIALALVSYRFTKGPWRNTYIKLGMDPRSSNIYAKYQTEYFKIEGKLLRNPAVRRNVPNPPEKFFQTDTPNDVDSRFRFNGKQIPWYLMLQIDLLIDEPNIKEIYDKAQYLETPSELTGWFTELDLAKIRKIVKYELGCMVQGNYEFNEHKLKYFKVMLYVKESFLNKDVDDATNVDELYSAKNDDDDDDNGVETGEIDDAVLEAEEEEDDEMVNQKPYSTIDGSEDQDDFNMKTATFKDIIDRIEKHDPDTAKYLSKKLDGFVQETEL